The segment ATACACAAACAGATTTAGAAACAGTATTTGCAGATAGGATAAAAGATTTTGATAAAGAAGAAGTAAGAAGATGGTATAACGGCTATAGCTGGCTTGGAGAAAAGGTTTACAATCCTTTTGATATTCTACTGCTATTTAATAAGAAAATATTTAGACCTTATTGGTTTGAAACAGGAACGCCTACATTTTTAATCAAGCTTTTTAAACAATACAATTATTACTTGCCAGAATTAGAAAACTTAGAAGTAGGAGAAGAGCTTTTATCAAACCTTGATATTGATGATTTATATGTAGAAAATCTACTTTTTCAAACAGGATATTTGACAATAAAAGATGTAGAAAGAAGACTATACAGAGAGGTTTACACACTCTCATATCCAAACTATGAAGTAAAAGTAAGTTTAAATAACTTCTTTTTGCTACATTTTGTTTCTGACCGTAGTTTAAAAGATAAGACAGAAAATGAGTTAGAAAAAGCCTTAAGAGACAATCAAATAGAAAAACTGAAAGACATCTTACATAGATTTTTTGCAAGCATACCATATGATTGGTATAGAAAAAATGATTTAGAAAGCTATGAAGGCTTTTATGCATCAATTGTCTATGCCTTATTTAGTGGAGCAGGATTTGAAACAGTAGCAGAGGATACTACTAATAAAGGCAAAGTAGATTTAACAGTAATAT is part of the Sulfurihydrogenibium sp. genome and harbors:
- a CDS encoding PD-(D/E)XK nuclease domain-containing protein; the encoded protein is TQTDLETVFADRIKDFDKEEVRRWYNGYSWLGEKVYNPFDILLLFNKKIFRPYWFETGTPTFLIKLFKQYNYYLPELENLEVGEELLSNLDIDDLYVENLLFQTGYLTIKDVERRLYREVYTLSYPNYEVKVSLNNFFLLHFVSDRSLKDKTENELEKALRDNQIEKLKDILHRFFASIPYDWYRKNDLESYEGFYASIVYALFSGAGFETVAEDTTNKGKVDLTVIYNNKAYIIEFKVVEDQPEKTALKQVEEKKYYEKYLGKYEEVYLIGIEFSKKDRNIVDFDYKKIQEVN